The stretch of DNA GGCGGCCGCGCCGGTGCCCGACCCCTCGGAGCAGGCCGAGCGTCGCAGACTCTGGCAGGTGATGGCGAGGTGACGCGCCATCGCCCACCGGGGCCGCGGGTCAGTGCAAGTGCGAGACCACCCTCTCGTCCGGCTGCAGATGGCGGCGCAGTGTGCGCTCGGCAGCGTCGAAGTCGTGCACGGTCAGCGCCTCCAGCAGCGCTCGGTGCTCCGGACCGATGACCGTCAGCCGCTTGGGCCGGACCGACACGGCTCTGACCCCGATCCGCTGATGCCTCGGCTGAAGGCTCGTGTAGAGGTCGATCAGGACGCTGTTCCCAGTCGCCTTCACAAAAGAATAGTGGAAGAAGAAATCCATCTTCGCGTGTTCGGCGATGGCGTCGCGATCCCCGGCCCGGCACCGCGCCAAACGGTCCGGATCCTCCATCAGGTCCAGATGCTCGGAGAGTTCGGCCGGAATCTCGATGTGTTTTTCACAGAGAATCCTGAAGCCGTGGATCTCCAGGACCTGCCGCA from Streptomyces sp. 6-11-2 encodes:
- a CDS encoding GntR family transcriptional regulator; translated protein: MNGSFDESRPVTAGERAYQWAKEAILSGRFPEGSFLEEKVVSDEAGVSRTPVREALHRLAAEKFIDLLPRRGAQVRRVTAGELFETYEMRQVLEIHGFRILCEKHIEIPAELSEHLDLMEDPDRLARCRAGDRDAIAEHAKMDFFFHYSFVKATGNSVLIDLYTSLQPRHQRIGVRAVSVRPKRLTVIGPEHRALLEALTVHDFDAAERTLRRHLQPDERVVSHLH